The DNA sequence AAAAGACGTGTTCCGCTCCATCTCTTTGCTTTGCCTCGATCAGACAAATTCGTCTGGCAAGGCGTGACGTTAATCTCACCTAGTTAAATATTCGCCCCTCAATGCTCGGCATTTGCCGTGTAGTTTGATCGCTCCCCGTCTCTCACTCCGCCACCGGCCACCGTCACCGCCCACAGCCTGATCGATCAAATGGACCGCCGAGCGTCAACCTGCCACGTGGTGGCGGTGCCGTATCCCGCACGAGGCCACATCAACCCCGTGTTGAACCTGTGCAAGATCCTAGCCTCCCAAGCCCCGCACGTCGCCATCACCTTCGTACTCACCGAGGAGTGGCTTACCCTCATCGGCTCCGACCAGAATCCGAGCAACACGTCCTTCGCCACCATCCCGAACGTGCTCCCGTCCGAGAGGGTCCGTGCTCAGCACTTCTCCGAGTTCGTCGAGGCCGTCTTCACGAAGATGGAAACCCCGTTCGAGGAGCTGCTCGACCGGCTCCGCCCTCCGCCGACCCTCATTGTGGCCGACACATTCCTGTCCTGGGCGGTCCGCATCGGGAACCAGAGGAACATTCCGGTGGCCTTGTTTTGGACTACTGCGGCCTCAAATTTCTCCTGCTTGTACCCCTCCCAACTTCTTGAGCAGAACGGCCGTTTACGACAGAATTTGTCAGGTCAGCCATCATTTTGAAACTAGTCAAAATTTCTGAGCCTTTCCTATCACACGGTAAATCTGTTCTGGTCTTCCTAACAAGTAAGCACTAATAAATCTCTAGTGTCTTCCTAACAAAACCACATACCAATTTGCTGCTGTTCTCGCTGTTTTGATGCCTATAAATACCAAAATCAGATGTCCATTTTCAGATTATTTACTAAAGATATTGtcttttttgtcacaaaaaagaGGACGAAACGGTGGATTCCGTTCAAATGCATTTGACGGACTTGGTTGATGAAAAGATTGGGCAGAGTATGCGCCAAACAATCGACTGGGTCCGTCGAGCACAGTACTTGTTGCTTTCTTCTGTGTACGAGATCGAATCTCAGACGGTTGACGCTCTGAAGCTGAGCCTGTCGTTTCCTATCTACACCATCGGTCCATCCATCCCTTACTTCGAGCTCGAAGACAATCCTCGCTCGACCAGCGACTTGAGTTACATAATAGATTGGCTGGACTGCCAGCCGGCCCGCTCTGTTTTATACCTGTCCCTAGGCAGCTTCCATTCGGTCTCGAGCTCCAAAATGGACGAGATCGCGGCAGGGCTGCGCGACAGTGATGTCCGGTTCTTGTGGGTGGCGCGCGACGATGGTTCTAGGCTGAAAGGACTGTTGCCGGACGGCAACAAGGGGATTGTGGTGCCATGGTGCGAGCAGTTGAGGGCATTGACACATCCATCCGTCGGCGGGTTCTGGACCcactgcgggtggaactcgATCCAAGAGGGTGTCTATGCGGGGCTTCCATTCTTGGCGTACCCGATAGCCTTGGACCAAGGTCTCAATTGCAAGCTCGTTGTGGACGATTGGAAGGTCGGGTGGAGGGTGGACAAGAGCGAGGGCGACATCTCGGGGCTAGTGCGCAAGTTCATGGATTCGGGCAATGGCGAGAGCAGAGAGCTGAGGAGGAGGGTCAACCAGCTTCGAGAGTTATGCAGCCACGCGATTGGGTCGGACGGTTCGACCGGGTCTAATATCGGGGCCTTCATTAGGGACATATCGCGCGATGCAGCGAAAATTCAGGACAGTAGTTAGTAGTTCAATCTCTCGTTGAACATACCGGGTTATTGTCCTCTGTCAATTTTCGGTACCAGTAAGATCGGGAAAGTGTTGGTAAAAAAGTTGATTGGCAACTTGTTTGGTTCTGTCACAAATTAGCATCTTCCTATCGgttcaaataaaagttgcacAATGGTTTAATTATTAAACTTACCAACATTTCTTTCGCAGATCACCAAGGTGCTAATATCATTAGTGTTATACGAAATTACAAACTCTAATCAGAGTTACTTACCAATATCTGTTGGATTGTTCTAATTTATGAAGTAGGTTATAATTTACAAACATTTAGTTGAGTCGGCTACGAGCGTGTTACGATCgccaaaaaagaattgaaagttTCTGTACGGGTTTTATT is a window from the Rhodamnia argentea isolate NSW1041297 chromosome 8, ASM2092103v1, whole genome shotgun sequence genome containing:
- the LOC125312554 gene encoding UDP-glycosyltransferase 87A1-like, which gives rise to MDRRASTCHVVAVPYPARGHINPVLNLCKILASQAPHVAITFVLTEEWLTLIGSDQNPSNTSFATIPNVLPSERVRAQHFSEFVEAVFTKMETPFEELLDRLRPPPTLIVADTFLSWAVRIGNQRNIPVALFWTTAASNFSCLYPSQLLEQNGRLRQNLSEDETVDSVQMHLTDLVDEKIGQSMRQTIDWVRRAQYLLLSSVYEIESQTVDALKLSLSFPIYTIGPSIPYFELEDNPRSTSDLSYIIDWLDCQPARSVLYLSLGSFHSVSSSKMDEIAAGLRDSDVRFLWVARDDGSRLKGLLPDGNKGIVVPWCEQLRALTHPSVGGFWTHCGWNSIQEGVYAGLPFLAYPIALDQGLNCKLVVDDWKVGWRVDKSEGDISGLVRKFMDSGNGESRELRRRVNQLRELCSHAIGSDGSTGSNIGAFIRDISRDAAKIQDSS